The Synechococcus sp. MVIR-18-1 region GAAGTTTGACTTCGATCTCGGATGGTTAAACAGGTATGAATTAAACCATCACCAACGAGATCTGGGTATCGATTCGCAATAGCCGAATCCACTCTCTGACAATCTGAAATCGCTCGTTCACGCGCACCCGGTACTGAACTGGAGTAATCAAAACGGATTACAACGGGGATAGGTAGATCATGCAAAACATTTAAACCTTTGAAAATTTTCACGCCAACGTCCAAATCTGGAGCCCCTTCTTCGACGGTATCTAGGTGGGCAAAATAAGTGAGATTTCGTAAATGAACTTCTTTAAAACCGATTCCTACACCAATAAAACGTTCCGCATGGCCAGCATCTGGATAGGGACCACCATGAAGCTCAGATACATAATCAATTTGAGAAATATTATTGGCCAATAAGCGAGACAATAAAGACACCATTCCCGAGTCCATCGCCCCGGGAGCACCAGATTCAACAGCTTCAGCGATTTGAATCAAGGCTTGATCGGGAGACATCGTTGACGTTGCCTCATACAGATCTTGAGCTGACACCCAACGATCCAACTGAGTTGAACTATCGCTTGCGGGTGGATGAACCCTGATTGCATCGGTATCGGTATCGAGTCCAATCAATAACAAATCAACGGAAGCACCACAACAAAAGCTATTTTCAACAGCTTGTCGGAAATCAAGCAGTCGCTGATATCCAGCGGAGGCAGCCAATTTGTCATCACTTCCATGGGCAGCACAGCCCTGATGGCTTGGATCCAAGGAGCTGAAGTGATAGGTCACAACCTTGAGATAACGGGTGTCTTGGCTGACAGCGTTAGGGATGGACTCGCGATAACGCCGATGTTCTGTTTTGACCCATCGGTTGACGGTATTTTCAACATCAAACATGGCTCCGGCATGGCTCCGGCGACGCACTGAACTGAACGGAATCCGTAAGGCGTAAGCAATGGAATGAGCCAGCCGACCATCCGCACAAGGTGTCACATCGAGGAGATGGAAACCGCAATCAAGAAGGAAGCGCTCAAACGTCTTTGCCGCTTCACTCCCTGAAGAGGCCGCGAGAGGATCGTTCTGAAAAAAGCAATCACTAAAAACACGGTGCGACTCAAAAACGCACCATGCATAAAGCGCTCTCATATCTAATGGACGTACCCAAGCACGCTCAAGAATGTGCTTGGGCAGGTCAAAACCAAGTTCACGACAGGCTAGTAGCTGTGCCTGATCGATAAAATCAGCGTGATGTTGAAGCGCTGAAATCTTTTGGAGAACAGGAACAATTCTTTCGAAGCGCCCTTTAACTTCCAGCTCGTAAGCCCGTAAATGGTCATTAGCAACCGAATCGGTTAAAGGATGCAGGCGTTTGGAGCCTGGACGGTTGGATGTTGGACGGTTGGATATTGGACGGCTAGACCTTGAGCGATTCGAACTGCTCGACATTGCAATTGACGTCTTTTGATCGCGACGCACCCAGCCGGGCTGTTGCGGCACCGAACGCCTGCTGTCTTGGCTTGTCCTGACGCGACCGGCACCTAGCGTGCCTTGAGCCAAAACAGCTGCCTTGCCCGATGTTGTCAGCGCTCTCCGTCTTTCAAGGGAGGCAGCACGGGCTGAAAGCGAATTGGAATCAGCTTGCTTGGGCTCAGAGGAAACAGAAGACTCAGCTCTCTCTTGTTGCAGCTGACGTCGTGTAGGTGCGGAGGGAGACAGAGGTCGCCCTCCGCGGGAGGGCACAGAGCGGACCATCAGGCGATCAGCCCCGCGCTCCGCCGGAGACGGTAATCAGTGAACCCTTTGAGGTACTGCCACTGGAACCCGTCACACGACTTTCAGGCCATTCAGACTGCTCGTTGCGCTTTCGTTCGAACGGAGGCATAGCTTCCCTCCCACCGGAGCGGCTTGGATTACGACGACGCGCGGAGACGCCTTCCGTACCCGTCACATGCTCGCCCCGATCCCAGTCGTCACCTGTAACTTTGGTGGAAGAGCCTTCTCCGGTGACCCGGGAGGCTGGTTCCTGCACAGCGACTTCAACCTCAGGGGTGGTGGGTTGAAATTGACGCTGGCCTTTGCTTTGGCTGTGACGCTCCTGAAATTCGCGATTATCGAATCGGAATTGTTCCGTGCCGGTGATTTTGCCACCGGCCAAATCAAAAGGGCCTGTTATGCGGCTGCTGTCTTCGTAAGCCGTGCCGGTAACACCTTTGCTGATCTCACGCTGTTGCTGCGCAGCCCGGGCAGGAGAAACCACGCTGAATCGAGTCCAGCTCGACCCTTCTGGCGATTGACCATGCGTCTCTGTTCCTAGAGGTGCCTCAGCACCACAAGCAGATGAGAGCTGATCAGCACCGATATAAGGCGTACCTGTTACGGCTTCACAAGCGCCGCGTTCGCCGCCTGTCATCACCCCTCCAATGCCTGGTTGCAGGCCTGTCATTGGGGAGGAAGGTGTCCCGGGGCGGACAGGAGTCCGTTCGCGGATCGCCTGAACCGCTGAGTTTCCGCAGTAATTGCCGGCTTGCTCGAGACCTGCGTAGGGAGTCCCCGTCACGGCTTTGCACGTACCGGGTTCGTCTCCTGTTACACGCTCCGACCGTCCAGTTTGGGTTCCACTCACTACAAGGTTGCGGTTGGTGACGCTGAAACCAACTTTGGGAGCTTCTGCTTCTTGCTTGGAACCACAGAAAGTAGAGAACTGTTCAGAACTCAGGTACTGATTGCCAGTGACGCGGTGGCAAGAACCAAATTCATCACCAGTTACCGCCGATGACCGGCCAACAAGAGTGCCAGTAACACCTGTACCAGAAAGAGTTTCGGATAAACCAACCTTGGTGGCTGGGCGTCCTTCGGGCAAAGGATCAGACCCGAGATATTGATCACCCGTCAGGCTGCGGTTTGCACCGGCCTCGTTACCAGTGACATTGGAGGACTGGCCAACCATGACACCACTAATGGGTCTGCCCTGTTGGCTTTTGCTGTGACCAACTTTCCGAGGTGATGGGGTCGTGCCACCGCAATAGGCAGCGCTTTGATTCGCCGAGATGTATTCAGTACCTGTCACGCTTTTGCAGGTGCCGGGCTCATCCCCAGTCACTTTCTCCGAGCGGCCAACTTCATTACCTGTGACCCGATTGCCATGGGTGGTGGCAGACACACGAACCTTGGCAGGGGTCGTTGGTGTTGGAGCGCTCTGACAGAAGGTCTGGAACACCTCAGCACCGAGATATTCAGTGCCAGTAATCGAACGACATGTGCTGGCTTCGTTGCCCGTCGTCTTGACAGAACGATTCGCCTGAGTACCGGTCACGGTCTGACCTCCAGTGGTCTCTGACTCACCGACCTTCCAGTGAGCATCAGCGGAGGCGGCTTGCTTGGATCCGTTGCGATTCGGGCCTGTTGGACGTGTGACTCCGGCGCTTTGCTTGCTACGAGCTCCGGACTTCGCACGCAGCTCACGCACTTGCTGAGCCAGCTCCCGGCTGGTGAGATCAGGATTCGCCTGACGGGCTACCGCAGCAGCGCTTGTGGGTTGTTTACCGGCTGTCTTCCCATGTTTAGACATCGCTTCACGACGGGCTAACACGAGAGCGCGGCTGGGATTATCGATGGCACGTCGCTTTGGAGCCTTGCTGCGGCGGGAGGAACTCTTGGTTGAGAGGTCAACAGATACGGCCTGACGACTCAAACGAGTTGGTGTTTCAGCTGCAGCACTACCTCCACAACCACAATCTTTCTGGCTGACTGAGGGGGCTGTTGTGGATGTTGTTGTCGCTGTTTTGCGAGCGACCTCAGCTCGATTTCTATCTTTAGTGGTATCTGCTGATTTCCCACGACGTGAAAGGGCTTCTCTGCGAGCCACCACGAGCTCACGACTTGGGTGACTGACAGGTTTCACCCGAGAACGATGGGAACTGGAAGAAGCGGTCAGTGATTGATGTTTTGGTCGCTGAGTAGCGACGGGGGTTGCGGCTTGAGAACGAGCTGCCGGAATTGGATCTGCGTTGGTGCGCGTCTTACGGGCATCGTCGGCCGACCGAACGCGATTCGCACCTGCTGAAACAGCAACGGATGCCTTTTTGCCAGCAGTCGTGAGGGCCTTACGGCGCTCGAGTGCTAGTTCGCGACTAGAAAGTCTTGCCATGTCCGCCCGAGAATGTCGTCGTGAGTTGAAGGGAGCAAGTCCCTACAGGAAAAGTTGAGCCCTGATCAAGCCAGGGCTCGAAATCGTGAAGCCGAAAGATCAGCGTCCTTCGAAAACCACGAAGCAGGAACCTTGGCCCTGGGTGTAGGCGTCGTAGCCAACGATGCGAACGTGATGGTCGGGGTATGCACGATGGCAAGCCTCGAGTTCACTCACAACAACGTTGAGATCCTTCTCACCGAAGAACGGGAGCTTCCAATAGGACCAGTAAGTGGCCATGGAATTGGAAGGATGGACGTGCTCAACGAGCGGGCTCCAACCTTGGGCAATGATGTAAGCGATCTGGTCATAGATCTCGTCCTGGGTCATCGGCGGAAGGAAGCCGAATGTCTCCAGGGTGGCGACTGTTTGGTAGTCACCCACGGTGCTCTGAAAAGGCATGGGGATCACGCTTTAGAAAAATGTTTTGGCCGGATCAAATATTTCCGGCCGGAGTCATATCGAGGTTCGGTTAAGGGGTGAACAAGTCACCCCTTGCACCGATCACTGAACGTCGTGCTTGTCGACGGTGTCGAACTCAAACTTGATCTCCTTCCAGGTCTCGAGAGCGATGGCCAGCTCAGGGCTGTGCTTACCGGCTTCCATAAGGATGTCGCGGCTTTCTTTCTCGATCTCACGACCCGCGTTGCGTGCCTTGACGCAGGCCTCGAGGGCCACACGGTTGGCAGCAGCACCAGCTGCGGAGCCCCAGGGGTGACCGTGGGTACCACCACCAAACTGAAGGACGGAGTCGTCTCCGAAGATGGCAACCAGTGCTGGCATGTGCCAAACGTGGATACCGCCGGAAGCAACGGCGAACACACCAGGCATGGAACCCCAGTCCTGATCGAAGAAGTTGCCGCGGCTGCGATCTTCAGGAACGAAGGATTCGCGGAGTTGGTCGATATAGCCGAGGGTGGTCTGACGATCACCTTCCAACTTGCCGACCACGGTGCCGGTGTGGAGTTGGTCACCACCTGACAAGCGCAAACACTTAGCGAGAACGCGGAAGTGAATGCCGTGCTTGGGGTGACGGTCAATCACAGCGTGCATGGCACGGTGAATGTGCAGCAACATGCCGTTGGCGCGGCACCACTTCGACAAACCAGTGTTGGCTGTAAAGCCACCAGTGATGAAGTCGTGCATGATGATCGGCTGATTGAGTTCTTTAGCGAACTCAGCGCGCTCATACATCTCTTCGGGAGTGTTAGCAGTCACGTTGAGGTAGTGACCCTTGCGCTCGCCCGTTTCCTGTTCAGCAATCTTGATGGCTTCCGCAACGAATTCGAAGCGGTTCTGCCAGCGCTGGAAAGGCTGAGAGTTGATGTTCTCGTCGTCTTTGGTGAAGTCCAGACCGCCGCGAAGGCACTCATAGACAACACGGCCGTAGTTCTTACCGCTCAAGCCAAGCTTTGGCTTGATGGTGCAACCCAGAAGAGGGCGGCCGTACTTGTTCATCCGGTCACGCTCAACGGCAATACCGTTTGGCGGGCCTGCGCAGCACTTGATGAAGGCAATCGGGAAGCGAATGTCTTCCAGACGCAGGTGGCGCAGAGCTTTGAATCCGAACACGTTGCCGACCAGAGAGGTCAGAACGTTGGTGATTGAACCCTCTTCGAACAAGTCGAGGGGGTAAGCGATGAAGGCATAGAAGGCTTCCTTGTCACCAGGAACGTCTTCGATGCGATAGCAACGCCCTTTGTAGAAGTCGAGATCGGTGAGGAGCTCGGACCACACAGTGGACCAGGTACCAGTTGAAGATTCAGCGGCAACAGCAGCTGCAACTTCTTCTTTGGGGACACCTTCTTGGCCGGTGCACTTAAAGCAGGCCAGCAGGTCGGTGTCTAGGGGAACGTAATCGGGAGTCCAGTAAGTGTCCCTGTACTCCTTGACGCCAGCGTCGTACTTCTTGCTCATGGATTAATTCCGTTAAGTCGGTAAGAGAAATGAGAGGCGCAACCCCATCAAGGGGTTAGCGGCTGATCTCAGTCCTTCTGTCCGAGGAAGTTGCCGTTGCCGAGTGCTGGCTCAACTTCGCGGTGAGGGCGAGCAATGATGTGCGCCGCCACGAGGCCGTCGCCAACACGTTCGCAAGCGTCTGCACCTGCACGCACAGCTGCGTTCACAGCACCTGTTTCGCCACGCACCAAAACTGTGACGTAGCCACCGCCGACGAATTCACGACCAATCAGGCGCACTTCAGCAGCCTTGGTCATTGCATCAGCTGCTTCGATCGCTGGGACCAGGCCGCGTGTCTCGATCATGCCGAGAGCGATACCCATGGTTTCGTTAGCCATTGCCTACCGAGTAAGGGGGGTGGAATGTTCGGGGATGACATTGGTCTGCCAGAGGCCAACTCGTCAAGCGGTTTGGGGGCTTTGCAAGATCATTGTCCATGCTGAACCTCATAAGCAATACTGATCAGCCTTGCCTGGACTGATCTGAAGCCCTGTGCGGGTTCGAGTGAGCACACCAACACAAGCGGTAGGCAAGGGCCCTAAGACCCCATAACTTTCCCCACGAAGCAAAGCTTTCGCGTAAGCGGAGTGGAATGTTCAACCCCTGCTGAGCTTCATTTTCGAATCTGATCGATATTTTTACCCTTACCCCACACAATGGGACTCACTCGATCCCCTTCAGTGCTCAACCTGACGATTGCCAGTGGCAATCCACACAAAGTTGCTGAAATAGAGGAGATGCTCGGGCCTCTCCCTCTCAATGTGCTGAGACAGCCTGCCGAGCTGGACGTTGAAGAGACAGGTACCACCTATCTCGAAAATGCTCTCCTCAAGGCTTCTGCGGCCGCACAGCTAACGGGAAACTGGGCTCTTGCTGATGATTCTGGATTGGAGGTTGATGCGCTTAATGGGGCGCCTGGCCTCTACACAGCACGACTCGCGCCCACGGATAACGAGAAAATATCCAAGTTGCTTCGATCGATGGCTGAGCAGCCTTATCGCAGTGCTCGATTTCGCAGCTCCATGGTTCTTTGTTCCCCTGACGGGGCGTCGATTGAAAGCTCTGAAGGAGTGTGCTGGGGAGAACTCCTCCAACGCCCTGCCTATTCAGGTGGTGGATTGGAGTCACTGTTCTGGCTGCGCGAAACACGATGCAGCTACGGCGAAATGACGGCAGCCCAACTCAGTCGACTGGGAAGCCGCGGAAAAGCAGCAAGAGACATGGCTCCTCGCCTACGTCAGCAGCTAGGGATTCGTTGACCCCCACCTTGATCCTTTGTAAGGATCAGCGGGCTAACCCATCAACGTGACGAACAATTTCGATTGATCGATTCAATCGCGCGCATGGCGGCTGCCGCAGCCTCTTCCACATCACCTTCTCTCCCCGCAAGCGTAAGGCGACCAAACGCTCCAACCGCTTTGACATCCACCAGGGTGATGTTCGAAGACTTCTCAGCCTCATTCGCAGCAATCAGAACATATCCAGCAGGCTCTGTCTCGAGAATGAACATGCTCATTCCGGCTTCGATCATCGAGCCCCTGCGGTTCAGACGATTAATGAGGACGGCATGATCAGGGGTGATGGCACGAATCACTTCGGTCCAACTGACATCGGCGGGGGTTCGTCGGTCGATGGAACTACCAATCGCCTCTAGAACCACATCACCGGAATGAATCACGGTGCTTTGGTCTCGGTGATAAAGAGCCATGGAGCCAAAAGCACGCTCCACCACCATCTGCCCAAGACGAACATTGCTGGCCTTGAGAGCAATATCAGTAACGCGATGCACCGCCATCCCTGGTGAAACTTCCATCCATAAACAGGCATCGCCTGGGATCGGTAAAAAGCCCTGACTCACCGTCCCCATATAGGCAGCGAGTTGGGGTTGAAGAGAATCTAGAAAGACATATGTGCGCAGTTCAATGGACTGCACGTGGCTGTTTTGTCTCAACAACCGTGGGGATTCGCTGTCGGTCGTGACGACACAACTTGCTCCACTCGCCGAGGTGTGTACCTCAGTTCCGGTGACGAGAGCGCTTCCGCCTACTCGCCGCTCCCGGGCATCGAAGCTGGCGAAGCGATTCATTGCGGCGATGTTACCGGAAGGTTGCTCACAAAATTCGTCTCGCGACTTGCATCAGCCAACGGAACCGATACCGTCCGCGCAAATCGGGAGTGCAGCATGGCAGCCAATCAAACCCATAGCCCAGAAACAACCTCCTTGAGTTCTGAGCTCAGCGCCGAGCAAGCGCTGGGAATGATCGGAATGGGCTTAATGCAAAAGCTCAATCAGGAAGGCCCAGGTCGTTGGATTTGGAGCGATGCTGAAGATGGTGGTGCTGCCAATCTTGTTGAGCTGCGCCAGAGACTCGAACTGACATCTCTTGCGATTAAGACAGGGGCTCCACTGAGTACGGCGGAAGTGACCCAATTGCTTGGCATCCGCCCTGGTTCGGAACAAGTTGAAAGGGGAGGCCTACGGGCGAGCCGATTGAGCAGAAACGTGTGGCGTCTCACCCAGATCGGCATGGATTCATCTCAGTCAACAGGTGGATTCGGCGACGATCGTTTCCGTCGTCGCCTTTGAACAGCTCCGTTGATTGCAAGGATTAGGAATCAGCCTTTTCGGGGCCGTCATCCTTTGACGTATCCCGAGAACGGTCATCACTTGAATCCGTTAGCTCTTCAACTTCAAGACAAGCGGTGGTTTCGGCAAGTTGCTCGTGAGCAGCAATCACAGGCGCAGCTTTTGCTTTCAGTTGCTTAGCTGCTTCCTCGAGGGTCATGGTTTTGTTCTGTCTGATCTGACCAACAAACGTTTCGTAAATCGCAACCTGATCGCGATATTCCTTGAGTTGAGCGGTTTGGAGTTCAGTTTCAGCCTGATCAAGCGTGGCGAGAGCTTTTTTTAGCGACGCACCAGCAACCTCAGCGATTGCTTTGCAAACGAGATCGGAGTCTGAGACCACCTCGGCTTGATCTACGACTGCTTTTTTTCCACCGACTGACAGGCCGCCAGTGCCAAACCCAGAGCCAAAACAGCAGGCAAAGCTCGCAAAGACAACATCAGGATATTGGCGTCATTTTCATCGAAATTTAGTCTTCTCCAGCAAATCGGGTCCAACTGGAAATCAACACCGATCCCGAAGAATTTTGTTAAGTCTGAGCACTACGTGATTCTGGCGTCATCGTGATGGATAGGAACCTGGCTTAAAAGCGATGAGCGTGAATCTGCTCAAGGAAACAGGACCACGGGAGGTGTTCTGTGGTCTGACCTCGATCGTCTGGCTGCACCGAAGGATGCCTGATGCATTTTTCTTGGTGGTGGGCTCACGCACCTGCGCCCATTTGATTCAAAGCGCTGCTGGCGTGATGATTTTCGCTGAGCCTCGCTTTGGAACAGCGATCCTGAGCGAACGCGACCTTGCAGGCCTCGCCGATGCTCAAGACGAACTGGATCGCGTCGCTCGTGAGCTGCTGGAGCGAAGGCCCGAGATCCGCACCTTGTTTTTGGTTGGTTCATGCCCCAGCGAAGTGATCAAGCTGGATTTGGCGCGGGCAGCAGAACGGCTCAACGATGAGTTGAGAGGCCGAGTGCAGGTCGTGAATTATTCGGGAAGCGGCATTGAAACAACGTTTACCCAAGGAGAAGACGGAGCACTTTCAGCCTTAGTTCCCCTCCTGCCCTCGACAGATCAACGCCAGCTGTTGATGGTCGGAACGCTCGCCGATGCCGTCGAAGATCGCCTCATTCACCTCTTTGGTCGAATTGGCATCGACTCGGTTTGCAGCTTGCCCCCACGCCAGTCCACCGAACTGCCCGCTGTTGGACCAGGGACAACGGTCTTGTTGACGCAGCCTTACCTCACGACAACAGCGCGCTTGTTGCGCGATCGTGGTGCTCGCGTCCTGACAGCTCCCTTCCCTTTGGGCGCGGAAGGAAGCCGCAGCTGGATGGAAGCCGCAGCGAAAGACTTCCAAATCAACGCTGACCAAGTCGCCTCCGTGCTCGATCCTCTGGTAGCTCGAGCCCAAAGCGCTCTTGCTCCGCATCGAGACATCCTTAACGGCAAACGAATTTTTCTGCTGCCGGAATCTCAACTCGAACTTCCGCTCGCTCGTTTCTTGCAAAGAGAGTGCGGCATGGAACTAGTGGAAGTAGGGACTCCCTACTTGAACCGCGAGCAGATGGCTGAGGAGCTCGCGCTTCTCCCTGAGGGCACCACTGTCATGGAGGGACAGCACGTCGAGAAACAACTGGATCGCGTCCGTGCCACTCAACCCGATCTCGTGGTTTGCGGCATGGGGCTTGCCAATCCGCTCGAAGCGGAGGGAATCGCCACAAAGTGGTCGATTGAATTGGTCTTTAGTCCCATTCATGGCATCGATCAGGCCGGAGAACTGGCCGAGTTGTTCTCCCGCCCGCTCAGACGACGCGAACTCATTCGCCAAGCGCTGAACCCGCCCAGTAGCGCCCCTATCGACTCTGACCCTGTTCACGCTTAAAGCCATGCAACTCACCCTCTGGACATACGAAGGACCACCTCACGTCGGTGCCATGCGCATTGCGGCATCAATGGAAGGTGTCCATTACGTGCTGCACGCGCCCCAGGGCGACACCTATGCCGATCTTCTGTTCACGATGATCGAGCGGCGAGATCAACGGCCTCCCGTCACCTACACCACCTTTCAAGCCAGAGATCTCGGCGGTGACACCGCGGAACTGGTCAAGCGCCACGTCAGAGAGGCCGTGGATCGCTTCCAACCCGATGCCCTTCTCGTTGGAGAAAGCTGCACCGCAGAATTAATCCAGGACCAAGCCGGCGCCTTGGCCAACAGCATGGGATTGAGCATGCCGGTCGTGAACCTGGAGCTGCCGGCCTACAGCAAAAAAGAGAATTGGGGTGCAGCAGAAACCTTCTATCAACTGATTCGGACTCTGCTGAAAGATCAGGCTCCTGCTGAACTCACCCATGACCCCAAGGCATGGCAGCAGCAGGGACGTCGTCCCCGCGTGAATCTGCTGGGTCCTTCGCTGCTCGGCTTTCGCTGTCGAGACGATGTCCTCGAGATTCAACGGCTGCTGAGCATGCATGGCATCGACGTGGGAGTGGTCGCTCCGTTGGGAGCCACGGTGGCAGATGTACTTCGCCTTCCAGAAGCCGACCTCAATGTCTGCCTCTACCCAGAGGTCGGGGAATCCAGCTGCGCTTGGCTTGAGCGCAGTTTTGGAATCCCGTTCACCAGCACCGTGCCGATTGGGATCGGCGCAACTCAAGACTTCCTTGTTGAAGTTCACAATTTGCTGGGGATGACACCACCATCCCCCCAGGCGGGGATTCGTCAGTCCAGACTGCCCTGGTACTCGGAATCCGTCGACTCCACCTACCTCACAGGGAAAAGGGTGTTCATTTTTGGAGATGGAACCCATGCCTTGGCAGCAGCACGGATCTGCAAAGACGAGCTTGGCTTTGAAGTGGTTGGCCTCGGCACCTACAGCAGAGAAATGGCTCGACCCGTGCGAGCGGCAGCAAAAGCGATGGGTCTTGAGGCCCTAATCAGTGATGACTACCTCGCTGTTGAGGCAGCGATGGCCGCAGCTGCACCAGAACTGGTGCTTGGCACCCAAATGGAACGGCACAGCGCCAAACGACTGGGCCTCCCCTGTGCAGTGATCAGTACACCGATGCATGTTCAAGACGTGCCTGCCCGCAACAGTCCTCAAATGGGCTGGGAAGGAGCAAACGTGATCTTCGACAGCTGGGTGCACCCGCTGATGATGGGTTTAGAGGAACATCTCATCGGCATGTTCCGGCACGATTTTGAGTTCGTGGATGGGCATCAAAGCCACCTCGGCCATTCGGGAGGCTCTGGAGCTGTTGCAGAAACGGAGGCGGCGGTCAGCACTCTCAAGGACGAGCTTGTCTGGACTGCGGACGGAGAAGCCGAGCTGAAAAAGATTCCCTTCTTCGTTCGGGGAAAAGTACGCCGAAACACCGAAACATTTGCCAAATCCAATGGGCGAAACCAAATCGACAGCGAAACGCTTTATGACGCGAAAGCCCACTTCAGCGCCTAACCACCA contains the following coding sequences:
- a CDS encoding carboxysome shell carbonic anhydrase: MVRSVPSRGGRPLSPSAPTRRQLQQERAESSVSSEPKQADSNSLSARAASLERRRALTTSGKAAVLAQGTLGAGRVRTSQDSRRSVPQQPGWVRRDQKTSIAMSSSSNRSRSSRPISNRPTSNRPGSKRLHPLTDSVANDHLRAYELEVKGRFERIVPVLQKISALQHHADFIDQAQLLACRELGFDLPKHILERAWVRPLDMRALYAWCVFESHRVFSDCFFQNDPLAASSGSEAAKTFERFLLDCGFHLLDVTPCADGRLAHSIAYALRIPFSSVRRRSHAGAMFDVENTVNRWVKTEHRRYRESIPNAVSQDTRYLKVVTYHFSSLDPSHQGCAAHGSDDKLAASAGYQRLLDFRQAVENSFCCGASVDLLLIGLDTDTDAIRVHPPASDSSTQLDRWVSAQDLYEATSTMSPDQALIQIAEAVESGAPGAMDSGMVSLLSRLLANNISQIDYVSELHGGPYPDAGHAERFIGVGIGFKEVHLRNLTYFAHLDTVEEGAPDLDVGVKIFKGLNVLHDLPIPVVIRFDYSSSVPGARERAISDCQRVDSAIANRYPDLVGDGLIHTCLTIRDRSQTSPAEVVGSTLDPDVQEAH
- a CDS encoding CsoS2 family carboxysome shell protein, with product MARLSSRELALERRKALTTAGKKASVAVSAGANRVRSADDARKTRTNADPIPAARSQAATPVATQRPKHQSLTASSSSHRSRVKPVSHPSRELVVARREALSRRGKSADTTKDRNRAEVARKTATTTSTTAPSVSQKDCGCGGSAAAETPTRLSRQAVSVDLSTKSSSRRSKAPKRRAIDNPSRALVLARREAMSKHGKTAGKQPTSAAAVARQANPDLTSRELAQQVRELRAKSGARSKQSAGVTRPTGPNRNGSKQAASADAHWKVGESETTGGQTVTGTQANRSVKTTGNEASTCRSITGTEYLGAEVFQTFCQSAPTPTTPAKVRVSATTHGNRVTGNEVGRSEKVTGDEPGTCKSVTGTEYISANQSAAYCGGTTPSPRKVGHSKSQQGRPISGVMVGQSSNVTGNEAGANRSLTGDQYLGSDPLPEGRPATKVGLSETLSGTGVTGTLVGRSSAVTGDEFGSCHRVTGNQYLSSEQFSTFCGSKQEAEAPKVGFSVTNRNLVVSGTQTGRSERVTGDEPGTCKAVTGTPYAGLEQAGNYCGNSAVQAIRERTPVRPGTPSSPMTGLQPGIGGVMTGGERGACEAVTGTPYIGADQLSSACGAEAPLGTETHGQSPEGSSWTRFSVVSPARAAQQQREISKGVTGTAYEDSSRITGPFDLAGGKITGTEQFRFDNREFQERHSQSKGQRQFQPTTPEVEVAVQEPASRVTGEGSSTKVTGDDWDRGEHVTGTEGVSARRRNPSRSGGREAMPPFERKRNEQSEWPESRVTGSSGSTSKGSLITVSGGARG
- a CDS encoding ribulose bisphosphate carboxylase small subunit; translation: MPFQSTVGDYQTVATLETFGFLPPMTQDEIYDQIAYIIAQGWSPLVEHVHPSNSMATYWSYWKLPFFGEKDLNVVVSELEACHRAYPDHHVRIVGYDAYTQGQGSCFVVFEGR
- a CDS encoding form I ribulose bisphosphate carboxylase large subunit — protein: MSKKYDAGVKEYRDTYWTPDYVPLDTDLLACFKCTGQEGVPKEEVAAAVAAESSTGTWSTVWSELLTDLDFYKGRCYRIEDVPGDKEAFYAFIAYPLDLFEEGSITNVLTSLVGNVFGFKALRHLRLEDIRFPIAFIKCCAGPPNGIAVERDRMNKYGRPLLGCTIKPKLGLSGKNYGRVVYECLRGGLDFTKDDENINSQPFQRWQNRFEFVAEAIKIAEQETGERKGHYLNVTANTPEEMYERAEFAKELNQPIIMHDFITGGFTANTGLSKWCRANGMLLHIHRAMHAVIDRHPKHGIHFRVLAKCLRLSGGDQLHTGTVVGKLEGDRQTTLGYIDQLRESFVPEDRSRGNFFDQDWGSMPGVFAVASGGIHVWHMPALVAIFGDDSVLQFGGGTHGHPWGSAAGAAANRVALEACVKARNAGREIEKESRDILMEAGKHSPELAIALETWKEIKFEFDTVDKHDVQ
- a CDS encoding BMC domain-containing protein, yielding MANETMGIALGMIETRGLVPAIEAADAMTKAAEVRLIGREFVGGGYVTVLVRGETGAVNAAVRAGADACERVGDGLVAAHIIARPHREVEPALGNGNFLGQKD
- a CDS encoding non-canonical purine NTP pyrophosphatase, which translates into the protein MGLTRSPSVLNLTIASGNPHKVAEIEEMLGPLPLNVLRQPAELDVEETGTTYLENALLKASAAAQLTGNWALADDSGLEVDALNGAPGLYTARLAPTDNEKISKLLRSMAEQPYRSARFRSSMVLCSPDGASIESSEGVCWGELLQRPAYSGGGLESLFWLRETRCSYGEMTAAQLSRLGSRGKAARDMAPRLRQQLGIR
- a CDS encoding BMC domain-containing protein, with protein sequence MNRFASFDARERRVGGSALVTGTEVHTSASGASCVVTTDSESPRLLRQNSHVQSIELRTYVFLDSLQPQLAAYMGTVSQGFLPIPGDACLWMEVSPGMAVHRVTDIALKASNVRLGQMVVERAFGSMALYHRDQSTVIHSGDVVLEAIGSSIDRRTPADVSWTEVIRAITPDHAVLINRLNRRGSMIEAGMSMFILETEPAGYVLIAANEAEKSSNITLVDVKAVGAFGRLTLAGREGDVEEAAAAAMRAIESINRNCSSR
- a CDS encoding ferredoxin:protochlorophyllide reductase (ATP-dependent) subunit N, which encodes MSVNLLKETGPREVFCGLTSIVWLHRRMPDAFFLVVGSRTCAHLIQSAAGVMIFAEPRFGTAILSERDLAGLADAQDELDRVARELLERRPEIRTLFLVGSCPSEVIKLDLARAAERLNDELRGRVQVVNYSGSGIETTFTQGEDGALSALVPLLPSTDQRQLLMVGTLADAVEDRLIHLFGRIGIDSVCSLPPRQSTELPAVGPGTTVLLTQPYLTTTARLLRDRGARVLTAPFPLGAEGSRSWMEAAAKDFQINADQVASVLDPLVARAQSALAPHRDILNGKRIFLLPESQLELPLARFLQRECGMELVEVGTPYLNREQMAEELALLPEGTTVMEGQHVEKQLDRVRATQPDLVVCGMGLANPLEAEGIATKWSIELVFSPIHGIDQAGELAELFSRPLRRRELIRQALNPPSSAPIDSDPVHA